The Rhizobium leguminosarum region TTGCATCGCATGGGCGAACTCGTCACCGAGCAGCTGCATATCGAGGTGAAGGCCACGGTGCTGCAGAATGCCCGGGCCAAGTATGCTTGCCGCAACTGCGAGCGCACCGATATCAGCACTCCCGTTATCATCGCGCCGATGCCCGCACAGCCCTTGCCGGGGAGCATTGCCACGGCCTCGACGCTGGCCTTTGCTCTTGTTCATAAATATGTCGACGGCACACCGCTCTATCGCCTGGCACAGGCCTTCGAGCGCGCTGGCGTCCCTGTCAGCCGTGGCGCTCTTGGCCATTGGGTGATCGGGTCCAGCGAAAAGCACCTCGTTCGCATCTACGATGCACTGAAGCAGCGGCTCTTGTCGCAGAACGTCATTCACGGTGACGAGACCACGGTGCAGGTGCTGAAGGAAAAGGACAGGAAAGCAACTGACGAGTCCTACATCTGGGCCTATCGCAGCGGGCAGGATAGTGTCGAACCGGTTGTGCTGCTCGAATATCAGCCCGGTCGTGGGCAGGTGCATCCGCAGACTTTCCTTGGTGACTATCGCGGCATCCTGATGAGCGACGGCTATCAGGGCTGGCGCACCCTGAAGGGCGCAACGCATGTCGGGTGTATGGCTCACGCCAGGCGACGCTTCGTCAACGCCTTCAAGGCCGGGAAGAAACAAAGCGGGCCGCCCGCGCAGGCATTGAAGTTCTTCGACCAGCTCTATCGGATTGAAAGGCAGGTGCGGGACGAAAAGCCGGATGACGGCGAAACGCAGGCCGATTGCATCCGGCGCTTGCGCCAGAAGCATAGCGTTCCAGTCCTTGATGCCCTGAAGGAGTGGCTCGACAGGATGGCCCCCAAGGTCGTGCCCGACACCAAGCTCGGCGATGCGATCTCCTATACGCGAAACCAGTGGCAATATCTGACCCGCTACACCGAAGACGGCAGGATGCCGATCGACAACAATTTATTGGAACGCGATATCAGAGTTTTTGCCACTGGAAGGAAGAGCTGGCTATTTTGCGACACTGTCGACGGGGCCAAGGCAAGCGCTGTCATCTACAGCCTTATGCTGACCTGTCGCGCCTGTGGCGTCGAGCCATTCACCTGGTTGCGACACGTCTTTACCGAATCGCCGCAGCGTCCGGACGGCGCCAATATCGACGATCTGCTCCCATTTAACTTCGCCAAATCCACTGCCGCATAAGCCGCTGCGGGCGTCACAATCCACTGCGTCAACGCGCAGCGAAATGAGCGCTTACCTCAAATCCGGATATTTCCGCAAGGACTGAGAAATTCTGCCGCGAACTGAGTGTGATGGCCAAGACGCTTGCGATCGCGCGGTCAGCCTTGATCGTATGAGGAGATCAGGGAGACAGCGACCCTATCACCTGGCTTTCGCGGGCGTTGATCGCCGTGACGACCCCCGCAGAGATTTCGTCCCAGGTCAGCCAGCGCTTCCGTCCAGCCTCCCATTTCGCGCCGAGGGTAACGGTTATCAGACGCGCCCGCCCTCGCATTTCGAATGGTGGGTCCTGTCTCGTACCAATATCGTGCAAGGCTTGGCTGCCGCGCACCTGGACGATCAGGCGGGGTCGCTGAGACAGCGCAGGGAGGAGCCCGTGGGCGGCTTCCACGCCACTGCCGTGGATCCAGATGACTGCAAGCTGCACACTTTCAAACATGGAAGCTTCAACAATGGCGCTAACGAAGGGCAACGGATCACGCCAGTCGAGGTCAAGAGATTTAACATTGTTGCGGCTGCAGAGCGGCGAAGAAGACGCGTTACGTGCGACGAGGATGACGCTGACGGATCTCTCCGCCACCCATTCTGCAGCAGCCGTCAACATTCCGGTCGCCCCAATGAGCAAGCTGGCATCGAATTCGATCTTCTTCATGATTGGCCCCGCTCGTGGCTCATCCTAGTGAGCACGCCATCCAATATATGTGAGGTTGGGCAACAGGGTGAGTATCCAAGGTGCTGGGTCGACTGATTTTTTGGGGTCGCATGCTGAAGAAGGCCACACTGACATTATTAGCAAATGCTAGCATTCATCACTGAAAGTCAGGCCATTCAGATCTTCGCGTTGTTGACCGCCTCGATAGGACGAACCTCAGACTCGTCATTCCATCGAACCAACTAGCTTCCGGCAACCGCCGCAATTGGTGCTCTTGAACGAATTCGAACCCGCGACCCGCAAATGCCTAAGACTCAACATACTGATCATCTGTGATATGTCCTTTATCATAGATATGGAGTGGGCATGGTTCCGATCGGTCGCAACAATTTTGAACTGAACGCTTCGATCGCGCTGAAAGATGTCTACCGGCTGTTTTTGGTGTTCGCCGGCGACGAGCGGCTTTTCGACTTGTCTGGGGATGACCAGGAGGATCCTCTCCGCCTGATGCGGAATGATCTGTTCGTGGATGAAATCACCCATCTGCTGATCGGCACGGCGATCGCGAACCGGATACAGCTGGAGTGGTGTTGTCACGTTAAGTTTCTCTGGCTGGAAAGGTCAGCGGCTCGTGGATATTCAGGCGACACAGGCCGCAATTTTCCATGCATCGAAAGCTTCGAGCCGATGGTAGCGAATTGTTTGCGCGGCGCGGCGACGGGACGGGACTGAAAAGCAATTGCGGGTCGCTGAGTGCATGGAGACGAACCGTTGCAACGTGCCTGGTGATCGGTGGCCTTGCATGGTTCGTTCCCGTTTTCGAAACGGCAGATGGCTGTTCTCGGCCCGATTATTGAGGCCCTTGTGCGACCAATGGTCAAGGCCGGGTGCCACTTCCGCCTTTGCTGCACCGTAGGAGCGGAGCTTATCGGTGATGATCCGTTTGGGAGCAAAGCCATAGCGCTTCATTAACGCCACCAGCACGCGCTTCGCTGCCCTTTTATCACGCCGCTTCTGCAATATCTCTTCGAGAGCGGTGCCATGTTGATCGACCGCACGCCAGAGCCAGAATTTCTCTCCAGCGCATTTCACAACGACTTCGTCCAGATACCAAATATCGCCGGGGCGCGCCTGCCGCCGCCGCAAGTTGCGTGCGATCTGGAGTCCGAACTTGGCGATCCAGCGGCGGACTGTCTCGTATGACACGTCGATTCCACGCTCGAGCAGCATTTCCTCAACGTCACGCAGACTAAGGTTGAACCGCAAATAAAGCCAGACCGCGTGAGAAACGATCCGTGGCGGAAAACGGTGACGCTTGAAGCTGATGTCTCGTCTGCATCGCCGAAATCTACGCCCAACCCGTCAGGCAGGCAACCGCAGCCCAGTTAACGTGACAATACCGTTCGAGCGCATTGCATGAAAAATGCAGTGGATAGGGTTATCCTCGTCCAAAGTCTGATCCATGCAACAGTGCTCCAATTTGTTAACAAAAATTAGACATTGACCAATGACTAATATTCGATATTTGCCCGCCAAGAAAAGGCAATGGAGTTTGCATGGCCCCGATCTTCCTCGTCGACCTCGACGACACGCTGTTCCGTTCGCGTCGCAAGCTTCCCGGCTTCACCGACGGACAACTTACGCTGGGCGCGCGCGTCCTCGACCCCGACGCTCCTGCTAGCAAGTACTCGTATATGACGCCGACGCAAAAGGCGCTGGTGGACTGGTTGCTACGCACGACACAAGTCATCCCGGTGACTGCACGCGGGACGGACTCCTACGCCAATGTGCAGATACCCTTCTCCAGCTATGCTATCGTCGCTAACGGTGCGGTCATCCTCGATCCCGACGGCAAGCCCGACGCCGAATGGCGCGACATGGTCGAGGCGCAGCTTCTTCCCTTTGCGGACTATTTTTCGGAGCTTCTCGACGCGGCCAGAGCCAAAAGCGCCGACCTCGGAGTTTCCATGCGCTGCTGGCCCGTGCTCGAGGATGGCGTGGCGACCTACCTTGTTTTCAAGGAGAACGACAGCGGCGACGGATCGCGTCTCCAGGAAATCGTGCCTGTCGTCGACAGGGAAGGCTGGATCCGCCACCACAACGGCAACAACCTGGCGCTCATTCCACCAGTCATCTCAAAGCGTCTCGCGACAAACTTCCTGCTTGACAGACTTCGTGCTGACGAACCCAACCGCCCGGTCTTCGGCCTCGGCGACAGCACCAGCGACATGTCATACATGTCTGTATGCGACTGGTGGGGGGCTCCGCGCGAATCGCAGCTGACAGATCTCGTCACAGCGGCACTATCGGCCCGTTGAGCAGTAGAAATCGTCGCCTCGAAAGGTCCCGCGATCCACGGGAACACAGGGCTTTCCACGGTTGGACCGTTTACGGAATTTCAGATGCGCGTTTTTTTGAAGATAGCGGCTATGAGCTTCTTCAATCTTTGGCACCATCTTCCCGCGCGAAGGTAACCGGCGTTGTTGCGTGGATCACCCGTCGACGGTATTGTCACGTTAACTGGGCTGCGGTTGCCTGCCTGACGGGTTGGGCGTAGATTTCGGCGATGCAGACACGAGATATCAGCTTCAAGCGTCACCGTTTTCCGCCACGGATCGTTTCTCACGCGGTCTGGCTTTATTTGCGGTTCAACCTTAGTCTGCGTGACGTTGAGGAAATGCTGCTCGAGCGTGGAATCGACGTGTCATACGAGACAGTCCGCCGCTGGATCGCCAAGTTCGGACTCCAGATCGCACGCAACTTGCGGCGGCGGCAGGCGCGCCCCAGCGATATTTGGTATCTGGACGAAGTCGTTGTGAAATGCGCTGGAGAGAAATTCTGGCTCTGGCGTGCGGTCGATCAACATGGCACCGCTCTCGAAGAGATATTGCAGAAGCGGCGTGATAAAAGGGCAGCGAAGCGCGTGCTGGTGGCGTTAATGAAGCGCTATGGCTTTGCTCCCAAACGGATCATCACCGATAAGCTCCGCTCCTACGGTGCAGCAAAGGCGGAAGTGGCACCCGGCCTTGACCATTGGTCGCACAAGGGCCTCGATAATCGGGCCGAGAACAGCCATCTGCCGTTTCGAAAACGGGAACGAACCATGCAAGGCCACTGATCACCAGGCACGTTGCAACGGTTCGTCTCCATGCACTCAGCGACCCGCAATTGCTTTTCAGTTCAGTTCAGTTCCGTCGCCGCGCAAACAATTCGCCGCCATCGGCTCGAAGCTTTCGATGCATGGAAAATTGCGGCCTGTGTCGCCTGAATATCCACGAGCCGCTGACCTTTCCAGCCAGAGAAACTTAACGTGACAACACCACTCTTCCGGCAATGTCCCGGGCAGATCGCCGCATCCGGGCCGATATTGGCGCTCGGCGCCATGCCGACGCCGCCGACAAGGGCCGGCGCTCTGGTCGTTCCTTCACGAGTTCGAAGCAATGCGGTTATCCCGCACCGCGGATGCGGCGGCCGTTCCGCTGCCTCGCAATAGCTCTCAAGATTCGTGCCAAGCCGGCCGATTTTGCTGACGAACAATTATTCGATCGGCCAGTCGGGCGGTTAGCTTCGTTTTAGCGGCACCGAATCTCGTGACCGGAAGAAAGAAAGCCGCGAGTCGCCCAAATCTCTGCCACCCTCAATCCGTATCCACCACAGCGGGCTCAGTTGTCGCGTCAAGCGAGATGAAGCGGACGCTGAAGATTGGGCAATGGGATGTAACGATGCCGCGCGACTTGAAACAACAAGCAATCACCGCTTGTCGCCTCACGAACGATCCGGCGCGAATCTCGAACGACAAGCTATGCCGCGTCGCATTTCGTCGGCGAACACTCTTAATCGCATGAATGTTTGTCCTCGTTTTGCCAACTATCGGTAGAGGCCCGCGCTCCTGATGTCATCGACCACAACAAGGTGCACCAGCGCTTAATTGACCATCAGCCGGATCGGGCGCTGTGGATGCTGGAACTAAATCCTCCAACCGCTTCACCGTGAACAGCTGCTACCTGCGTACATCGGTCCCGCGCATCGAACCGCCTCTCCAGGGTGAGCCTGTGTTCTATCTTTGGGTAGGAGTTTCAGCATCGCTAAGCGCCCGCCACCCCGTGCGGGCGACGCCGGGATCAACCGGCGGGCAGATGCGCCGAGGTCAACAAGCGCGCGTGACGCAGCGCCGCCAGATCAGCCGAGCCGGTGCAGAAGCAGGCGACCGCCAACTGGCGGATGACGATCTCGAAATGTGCGACAACCGCCTCGGTGGACACGGTCGCCGCGCCCAGCACGCCGGCCGCCTGCCCGGCGATGTCCGCGCCCAGACGGATGGCCTTGGCCACATCCACGCCATCGCGGATCCCGCCCGACGCGATCAGCTTCACCGTTGGCAGCGCCCGACGTACCGCCTGCACGCTGGCCGGGGTCGGGATCCCCCAATCGGAGAACGCCATCGCAACTGCACGGTCGGCGGTATCGCGGGCGCGCTCGCCCTCCACCGCGGCCCAACTGGTGCCGCCGGCGCCGGCCACATCAATCACCGCCACGCCCGCCTCGACGAGCGCACAGGCCACCGAGGCGGATAGGCCCGACCCCACTTCCTTGGCCACGATCGGCACGCCCACGCAGCGTGCAGCGCGAGCGATCTGCGCCAGGACGCCGCGCCAGTCGCGGTCGCCCTCCGGCTGTACCATTTCCTGCAGAGGATTGAGATGGACGATGAGTGCATCGGCCTCCAGCGCATCCACCGCCCGGCGCGCCAGATCCAGACCGTCTGCCTCGCGCAGTTGCGCGGCGCCGATATTGGCCAGCAAGGGAATATCTGGGGCCAGGCGGCGCACCGCGCGCGTCAGCCCCTGGGAGTTACGCGATGATTGCAGGCTCACGCGCTGCGAACCGACGCACATGGCGATCCCCAAGGCTTGCGCTGCCTCGCTCAGATGCCGGTTGATGGCCTCGGCGCGTGGCATGCCGCCGGTCATGGAACTGATCAGCAGCGGCGCGCGCATGGTCTTGCCCAGCAGCGAGGCGCGCAGGTCGATCTGCGTCAGGTCCAACTCGGGCAATGCGCAGTGTTCGAAATGGATGTACTCCCAGCCGCCGGCGACCGTGGCCGGCGCCGTTCGCTGGGCCAGCACAATGTCCAGCTGGTCGTCCTTGCGCCGGCTCAGGGCGGTGTCGCTCATGATCGCCCCTTCCCTCGCATCGGGCGACGGCGTTGCGTCGGATGGGACCGACGGGCAGCACGTGCACGCGGCCTCCCGCGCGTTCAGGCCGGCGCACGCTGGCCTCCCTTCTGCAGCGTCGCTGTGGTAGCGGCTTGTCGAGGTCTGGTAGTACTGCGCGCGGATGGCCGCCATAGCCTCGATCAACCGTTCCCACGGCGCGGGAAAGCGTTCTTCCGCCATCACCCGATACAGCATGCGCGTATGGCCGGCCAGTTCGTCGTTGAGGAACTCCACCACAGGCATAGCCGGATAGCGCTGCAGCAGCAGGATCGCCGCGTTGTCGGGCTCGCCGGCCGACCTGTCCTTGTCGCGTCCATGCAGATCGTTCTGCAGCCGCCCTATCTCGCAAATGAGCCGCAGGACCTGGCGAAACGCCGGACGCGCGCGCAAGGTCGCCATGTCCAGCCCCCACAGCAACGACAGGCAACTGAATACGTTCGCGTAGGCGATCGAATCGATGCCGTTGTGCAGATACTCGGCGTAGGACCAGCGTTCTACCCCTGCGGCCTGCGCGTGTCCGGCGCACAGCGCCGCGCAGTAGGACCGGGTATCGTCGAGAAGCTGGTCATAGTCGCGACGATCGTAGGCGAGCGCGGCCAGTGAAGCGCGCAGCACAGCGCAGCCCTCGAATCCGGGGAGCGCGCAGGGCACGCCCTGCCCCAGCGCCTGCTCCACCGCGGCGAGCTGCTCCGGCGCGATTAGACCAAGGTCGTTGCAATCGTCGAGCCAGAACAGCAGCGCCAGTTCGCGATAGAACGCCACGATCAGCGTTTCGTCCTGCGGATCGCGGCCGGTGCGGGCACTGGCATCGCGCAGGCTCGGGTGGATGCGCTGCAGAATGTACTCGCCGCCCCTGACGGCTTCCACGGCATGCTCGTCGGCGAACCCGGTGAGGGAACGCCCCCACTCCAGCACCTGCTGCAGCGCGCGTTCGGTCTGGATCATGGCTCCACTCCTTCTCCGCCGGCCAGTACGCGCTGCCCCCAACGAAGCGCCATCCACAAACCGGCGAGTTCGGCCACGCGCACCACTCGGGTGGGGCAATACAGTTCCTTGCCGATCCACAGCGGCGTCTGCGGCAATGCATGCGCCGCATAGCGTGCAAGCATCCACTTCAGCGCACGCGCCACCGCCTGCGCGATGCGCCGGCGCCCTGTTGGCTCTTCGCTCCCGTCCATCGCGTGCAACGCGAACACCGCATAGGCGGTTTCCTCGAATGTGGACGCGCGCCCGGCGCCCCAGCCGCCGTCGTCGCGCTGCGCCTGCAGCAGCGCCGCCAGCGCGCGCTCGTCGCGCCAATGAGGCTTGCCTTGCGCCAGCGCCGCGACTGCATGCGCGGTGGGATATAGCCACGAAACGTGCCATTTGTCGTTGTCCCATAGACCGTGCGGGTTGCGATTGGCCTCGACGTAGGCGCTGGTGCCGACGGCGGGCTTCCCCAACAGTCGCAACGCATGCAGCGCATGGATGTTGGTCGACACCGAGGCATTGCGTTCGCC contains the following coding sequences:
- the tnpC gene encoding IS66 family transposase — protein: MTRAGTPTVAELMALLAANAAENVALRAERDALEQRVFKLEEELALAQLHRFAPRSEKHMDRVFNEAENAALEADADEGLADCDETDATELPDTGLPEVEKPEGRKRGRKPLPANLPRQRVEYDLADDQKTCPCCRHPLHRMGELVTEQLHIEVKATVLQNARAKYACRNCERTDISTPVIIAPMPAQPLPGSIATASTLAFALVHKYVDGTPLYRLAQAFERAGVPVSRGALGHWVIGSSEKHLVRIYDALKQRLLSQNVIHGDETTVQVLKEKDRKATDESYIWAYRSGQDSVEPVVLLEYQPGRGQVHPQTFLGDYRGILMSDGYQGWRTLKGATHVGCMAHARRRFVNAFKAGKKQSGPPAQALKFFDQLYRIERQVRDEKPDDGETQADCIRRLRQKHSVPVLDALKEWLDRMAPKVVPDTKLGDAISYTRNQWQYLTRYTEDGRMPIDNNLLERDIRVFATGRKSWLFCDTVDGAKASAVIYSLMLTCRACGVEPFTWLRHVFTESPQRPDGANIDDLLPFNFAKSTAA
- a CDS encoding IS6 family transposase produces the protein MSFKRHRFPPRIVSHAVWLYLRFNLSLRDVEEMLLERGIDVSYETVRRWIAKFGLQIARNLRRRQARPGDIWYLDEVVVKCAGEKFWLWRAVDQHGTALEEILQKRRDKRAAKRVLVALMKRYGFAPKRIITDKLRSYGAAKAEVAPGLDHWSHKGLNNRAENSHLPFRKRERTMQGHRSPGTLQRFVSMHSATRNCFSVPSRRRAAQTIRYHRLEAFDAWKIAACVA
- the fni gene encoding type 2 isopentenyl-diphosphate Delta-isomerase, which encodes MSDTALSRRKDDQLDIVLAQRTAPATVAGGWEYIHFEHCALPELDLTQIDLRASLLGKTMRAPLLISSMTGGMPRAEAINRHLSEAAQALGIAMCVGSQRVSLQSSRNSQGLTRAVRRLAPDIPLLANIGAAQLREADGLDLARRAVDALEADALIVHLNPLQEMVQPEGDRDWRGVLAQIARAARCVGVPIVAKEVGSGLSASVACALVEAGVAVIDVAGAGGTSWAAVEGERARDTADRAVAMAFSDWGIPTPASVQAVRRALPTVKLIASGGIRDGVDVAKAIRLGADIAGQAAGVLGAATVSTEAVVAHFEIVIRQLAVACFCTGSADLAALRHARLLTSAHLPAG